The Oncorhynchus kisutch isolate 150728-3 linkage group LG10, Okis_V2, whole genome shotgun sequence region ATAGCACCTGTTCTCATTCTCCCACAGCATCTCATCGAGGGCTCACAAATCTGCCGGGAGGGATGGACAGGTAGAGACACTCTGCTGCGTCTGTCCCCAAAGCTGTCGCTTGTCCCCCTTGCTCACTACACTGCCAGTTGTTCTGTCATCAGTCATTTTCATAGCCCTCGTAACTGGGGGacgacggtgtgtgtgtgtgtgtccctgtctccctcactccttcctttcttcctccttcttaccccctcctctgctgcctgtcttcATGGGAGAGTGATGGGCAAATGGTTTATCGTTGAACTGAGTCGAACATCTCTCTCTGATTTTTCAAGCTTCCTTGATTCCCACCCTGGGAATTCCAAAATGCACAGTAAAATCTCTGAATCACCTCTTAACCCTCCCATCTGCCAATCCTCCTCCCAGCCCAACATGTGGATACTTGTGTGTTTTAGCCAGAGGGGAATAGCAAACGGGGGAATAGAATAGGGAAGTCCAACTAGAAGTAGGAAAAAAATCAGTTGTTGAGCATATCGACCAGTGCTAATTTTTCAGGAGTACAAACTCATTTTCGGGGATTTTGAAGGGATTTTggataactatatatatatacattgtaAGTATGAGCTTTATACTTTTCTTTTCCTgtatagagaaatagagaaaacCTTGGGTTGGGACCGTTCCTTTCACATTCCTTTAATTCTGTACTGAACATCAACTGGCCGACCTAAATTGTTTTGCTGCTTTTGTTTGCATTTCTAAGCACAAAGGAATTATGCTTCATTGTAAGTGATTAGTAGTTCATATATCGTGAGTCTAACACAGAACACTGATCACTGATAAATGGTCAAACATGACAGATTATTGCTTGTTTGAAACTATTTTGACATGGGGAATGATCCTTACTTCCGTAGCAAACTGTTGGTTACTCATTTTGAGGTAATACTGGTAATCTATTAATGAATCAATAATCATAATAGATGATCAGTGTCTTCTGAAACATCAGCAGATTCTGTAAGCTGAAGTTTAGAGGTTTTCTTTTTCTGTCCCATAATTCATAGCGATACTGTCCAGTTGCTGTTCTGCTTCTGCATTTTTTGGCACAAAAACATCTTTGACTAGACAGGCTTCCTGTGCTctgttgcctctctctctccgtctctctgtctgtgtctctctctctgtcactctctcctcccgtctttctctctctctccttctctctctcgctctctctctctctcatatctctgtctatctctcattTTAGATCAGCTGTTTCCATCCTCCATTTCTCATGTTAGGTCGAATATCAGGCACAGGGGCATGGACAGGAAGTAAGTCAACATAATGTTCTGTTTAAATGTAAACCATTggaacatcatcatcatcatcaccaatatCACATtcatcatcaacaacaaacaATTAAGAGTCTCTAGGCTTTTTTGTTGTTTCTGTAGGGCCCCCAAGCCCCCGAACGATGAAGTTGTGTCATGGCGACAGTCCCTCAAAAAACTTCTGGAGTGTAAAAGTAAGACGATGTACTCTTCtttactctctgtctttctccactgatactgttgatacagtcctaCCAAAGCAAGTGCAGAGAAGTGGTGCCACTATAAGTCTGAAGTCCTTGGAATAGGGGGGACAAGTTGGCTGCCATTGtacatattttgtcttgtgtCGATTTAAGTCAGTTCTCCAGCTGTGATTTATGTAATGCAATTAGTGTGAGTAATGTATGTTTGTGTTCCCAAAAGACGAATAACAATTGTCACAGCTGCACGGATCTTTAAGTAAGCTAAGCATTTTGAGAaggctacagtaggttacagGACACAAAGGACAACTATTCCCATATGACATCTGAAATAATGACTCACTCACATCTAAAACAAATGTCATGTTTTTTTGGCATTGTACATTTAACACCCTTATTCTGTTGTATATTAATTTACTGTAACAGCATTGGAGGTTGCAAAATAACAGTAGAGGACCATTTTAAAATGGAAACCCAGAACATCTGTTGTTGTGCTTGAGCAAACATATTCCTTTAATAAGTCTCTGTCATTTAGGGACTCACTCAAACTAAACCAGTTTGACAACTTCATGGGCCAGCCTACTCTCTCTCTAAACCTGCAGGTCATGGGCAGTGGCCATGCTCacatgtgtgtgcctgcctgtgtgaatgtgagtgtgaTTTGGTCTGTAATTCTAATTTCACACCATTCTCCTTttttctgtctctactgtgtagCAGGGCAGCTGGCCTTCAGAGAGTTCCTGAAGACAGAGTACAGCGAGGAGAACATCTTGTTCTGGCTGGTCTGTGAGGAATACAAGACCATCACCTCCAACACTGAGATGGCTGAAGCAGCAAAAAGAATCTACACAGAGTTTGTACAGGTCGACGCTCCCAGACAGGTGCATATAGACATCAGATGGAACATCTCTTTCGGTGCAACTttatcttctttctttctttcattttctctcctctagctctctccctataactgtctctgtctctctctctattccccccttTCTCTGTCCAACATAATGGTTTCACAAAGACAATGTTTCATTCATTACTCAATTCCAGATAAACATCGACTGTGAGACCAGGCAGGAGATTACAAACAGCATGTCTCAACCGACCCTGAGCTGCTTCGACAAGGCCCAGAGAGTGATATACAAGCTGATGAAAAAGGACAGTTATCCCAGATTCCTGAAATCTGAAATCTATCAGGCTCTTTTAGAACCATCAGACGCCAGCTGAGGTTCCAGGACCAGGTGAAGAATAATACCTGTCTACAAGCATCAGGCTGTGGGCTGACAGTGATTCAACTCTCTCTTCTCTAACTACCTGTCCGTGTTAGTTCAGCGTGGTTTAACTTTGGGCTGGAGCACAAAACACAGGGCTCTCTCTAATGATAATTCATCATCTAGCTTAGTGGCTCCCAATCCTGTTCTATTATTGTAAGGCAGGATAATCTATCCTTGTGAAAATGCTACAATTATAGATATGATTAAACATTTTATACTATAAAGACTTTATTTACAGTGTAACGTATTATGTATGTTTTATAActtgtattattttttacaagGTTAGTATTATCCATTGGTTATCCATTGATTGTTACTTTGCACATGAGCTGTTATTATTTATGGTATTTTCCCACTGTCTATGTAAATTAGGATATGTCAGACTTGCCATTAATGTACAAGACAACATTTATGTTGATTTGTTcatttctgtgtttctgtctatGACAGGAATTCAACAGGCCAACCAATgcaattttgtgtgtgtgtgtgtgtgtgtgtgtgcatttgtgtgtgtgcatgtgtaattGCAATTCAAAAGGCCAAGCCAACACAATCAGTGCAGCATCAACTGAGGTCgtagtctctgtctctcagtcgtACCCTCATGTTGTTCCTCTTTATCTCTCATAACCAGACCAACCCCAAACATTCTGCTCCCTAGGCCACCAGGCCAATGGGCCATCGTttgaaacatctctctctctctctttctccccctctgctTCTCCCTTCTGTTTTCACACATTGCACAACGTGATTTCATGTTGTCTACATTCATCTAATATGGTGCTATGTCTAACACCAGTCCAGGTGTATATTCTCTCCCCAGCAGGAGTCTATGTACTGTAGAAGCACCACACTATAACACCCATGACATTCCCCCTTTTGCACACAGACCCCCTGCAAGGATACACACCTGGTGTCTTCCACTAGTAAACGTGGATACATGCAAGTGTAGCATGTACAAACCTGCTCTGGGATACAATATCATGCTCACTTGAGTAACACCTCAATGTTCTCTCAGTAAgttacacatgcatgcatgcatgcacccacacacaaatGGGACTTTAATTGTGTTTCTGGCCAAATCTACTGCATGTGTTGCTGGTATACATCACTCTCTGCAGGAGGCTGTATCATGCTGAGAGGAAACAGCAAGGAATACTGAGACTTAACACAGTCTGTTAAGTCCTGGACTGTAGTCTTATTACTGTCACTATGTCTTCCTATATGGCCCCCTGACGTCTTCCTCTCTCCAAAAGCTGTGGCAGTTTTTAGTATACTTTTCCATTCATATCAACAAATCTAATCACTGTTCCAGCTGTATGTGCACATGGACATCTTTCCAATTGGTCATAATACATTAAAGCCCTGTCTCCACAACGCTGTCTGAATCAGATGTACTGTAATTATTAGCTCTGGGATGGGATGTGGATTTCTGTTTTACAGATGGATGAAAGTAAGTAGAGTTAGGATTAGTATGTGGAATAGTGCTGCCTTTCCAGGAACACATTGGGAGAATTTGATGCTGATGTTTCTGCCAAAAGGCAGGAGGTTCAACAATGTGACCAAtttgttactgtctgtctgagtttgtgagagagtgtgtgtgtctctgtgtgtgtgtggtgtggtgtggtgtggtgtggtgtggtgtggtgtgtgtgtgtgtgtgtgtgtgtgtgtgtgtgtgtgtgtgtgtgtgtgtgtgtgtggtgtgtgtgtgtgtgtgtgtgtgtgtgtgtgtgtgtgtgtgtgtgtgtgtgtgtgtttctgtctcactACAGAGGACTGGAAAGATCTCCAACCAAAACAGCATCTGACATTTGGGATATGAAACTTGAAGACAGTGTTAATAAGACAGTAGGGTGATGAATCTGAGATGAGACCTGTAACACAGCATTAAATCAACATAATACTCCGCCAGGCAGGGCTACAGCAGGGATTTAGGTGTCTGCCTCTACCAAACATACTATTACATTCAAAtcatctgttcctctgtctcctttTCCTGGGATGACAATACAAATGTGCCTGAACCAATACAACGATTCTCAAAGCCATATAAACACAATAATAGGACAGGGCATTGTTTGGGCCTAAAGAAAATACAATAACACTGCGTCCTGTATCTGGAAACAAAGAAACCTTACTTCAAGTTCCAAGTTTATCGTGAATTCATGTCCGGTAGCCTAGCTCAAGTTGGCATTACACAGAAAAACACTTTTCTGTGTTTATTCCTTTATACCCTGCTTATGTACACAACATAGAGCAGGTAGGGACAGACAACAACATTGTGTGTGAAATCTCACAACATGACTAGAGGCTTCATGCCATCCAAACCACAGATCCCTCTGGATTGGAAGAGGGCTGGGGACATTGGGAAGAAGTATAGTTTTGAAATGCTCGCTACCATCtatctcggtgtgtgtgtgtgtgtgtgtgtgtgtgtgtgtgtgtgtgtgtgtgtgtgtgtgtgtgtgtgtgtgtgtgtgtgtgtgtgtgtgt contains the following coding sequences:
- the LOC109897519 gene encoding regulator of G-protein signaling 21-like, whose translation is MDRKLFCCFCRAPKPPNDEVVSWRQSLKKLLECKTGQLAFREFLKTEYSEENILFWLVCEEYKTITSNTEMAEAAKRIYTEFVQVDAPRQINIDCETRQEITNSMSQPTLSCFDKAQRVIYKLMKKDSYPRFLKSEIYQALLEPSDAS